In Leopardus geoffroyi isolate Oge1 chromosome D1, O.geoffroyi_Oge1_pat1.0, whole genome shotgun sequence, a single window of DNA contains:
- the LOC123602447 gene encoding olfactory receptor 51B2-like has translation MWPNISAAPFLLTGFPGLEAAHHWISIPFFAVYISVLLGNGTLLYLIKDDHSLHEPMYYFLAMLAGTDLMVTLTTMPTVMGVLWMNHRQMSHGACFLQAYFIHSLSIVESGVLLAMAYDRFIAIRTPLRYNSILTNSRVMKVGLGVLMRGFLSLVPPIVPLYWFPYCRSHVLSHAFCLHQDVMKLACADITFNSVYPVILVALTFFLDALIILFSYILILKTVMGIASGEERAKALNTCASHISCVLVFYITVIGLTFIHRFGKHAPRVIHITMS, from the coding sequence ATGTGGCCCAATATTAGTGCTGCCCCCTTTTTGCTGACTGGCTTCCCAGGTCTGGAAGCTGCTCATCACTGGATCTCCATCCCCTTCTTTGCTGTCTacatctctgtgcttcttggcAATGGTACTCTCCTCTACCTCATCAAGGATGACCACAGCCTCCATGAACCCATGTATTATTTCCTTGCCATGCTGGCAGGCACAGATCTGATGGTGACATTGACCACGATGCCAACTGTGATGGGTGTTTTGTGGATGAATCACCGGCAGATgagccatggagcctgcttcttgcAGGCCTACTTCATTCACTCCCTTTCCATTGTGGAATCTGGTGTCTTGCTTGCCATGGCCTATGACCGATTCATCGCCATCCGCACCCCTCTGAGGTATAACTCCATTCTTACCAATTCCCGGGTGATGAAGGTAGGCCTGGGGGTACTAATGAGGGGCTTTTTATCCCTTGTGCCCCCAATCGTGCCACTCTATTGGTTCCCATATTGCCGTTCCCATGTTCTTTCCCATGCCTTTTGCCTCCACCAAGATGTCATGAAACTTGCTTGTGCTGATATTACATTTAATAGTGTATATCCAGTTATTCTGGTTGCTTTGACTTTCTTCCTAGATGCTCTGATTATTCTCTTCTCTTATATTTTAATCTTGAAGACAGTTATGGGCATCGCTTCTGGAGAAGAGCGAGCTAAGGCCCTTAACACCTGTGCCTCCCATATTAGCTGTGTTCTGGTCTTTTATATTACTGTGATTGGCCTGACCTTCATCCACAGGTTTGGGAAACATGCACCACGTGTGATCCACATTACCATGAGCTAG